One genomic region from Mycobacterium basiliense encodes:
- a CDS encoding GMC oxidoreductase, translated as MTDVAGSLATSTAALRSEYDVLILGSGYGGAITAARLAVANATAGGQLAIALLERGAEHPTGTFPESEKTALAQLRSSSNPLGLIEIERFKTIDVIRANGLGGTSLINFNVAIAPDREVFLASWPRQFQELVDQQGDGVGGLEEYFARARRMLGALPYAQQVPLRRVEAFSQIAKNAGAQLQILDITVSSEDRVSKYGVQRRRCPNHGGDGTGDNTGSKNTLMTNYLPMAAHHGVHMFCGTEAQRIEPADDGRWRVIIRHTGAKRRHAETAILARRVVIAAGTLGSNAILMRSRQAGLRLSTRLGKNFSGNGDNFAIAYNTDMRTDTQTWATTDGPPRSELACGPSITAVMRFGAHQSDLRKRFTVEDLSLPRALVDSFRLGLMGLAATNYRDLRSAKLDRWRRDIRFNTDGAMNHSLGFLIMVHDNSDGELMLRRNGSVKIVWPGAPTEAVYRDVDAIMKPAVEAVGGIYLKNPRWDKRFLGKHLITAHPMGGCATSDNVDAGVVDHAGRVFHPDGGTYDGLYVCDASVIPRAIGVNPFLTISMFAERSAELLRRELGLPGYDPDTEADDRI; from the coding sequence GCGAGTACGACGTACTGATCCTGGGCTCCGGTTACGGCGGTGCTATCACCGCGGCACGACTGGCGGTCGCCAATGCGACCGCCGGTGGCCAACTCGCGATCGCCTTGCTGGAGCGCGGTGCTGAGCATCCGACCGGCACCTTCCCCGAGTCCGAGAAGACCGCGCTGGCTCAACTTCGCTCCTCGTCGAATCCACTGGGTCTCATCGAGATCGAACGATTCAAGACCATCGACGTGATCCGCGCGAATGGACTCGGCGGTACCTCGTTGATCAACTTCAACGTGGCGATCGCGCCCGATCGAGAAGTGTTCCTGGCGTCATGGCCGCGACAGTTCCAGGAATTGGTCGACCAGCAGGGGGACGGGGTCGGCGGGTTGGAGGAATATTTCGCCCGGGCCCGTCGCATGCTGGGAGCGCTGCCCTACGCACAGCAGGTGCCGCTGCGTCGGGTCGAGGCATTCTCGCAGATCGCGAAGAACGCGGGCGCACAGTTGCAGATTCTGGATATCACCGTGAGTAGCGAGGATCGGGTCAGCAAGTACGGCGTGCAGCGGCGACGGTGCCCCAACCACGGCGGCGACGGTACCGGCGACAACACCGGGTCAAAGAACACCCTGATGACCAACTATTTGCCTATGGCCGCGCACCATGGCGTGCACATGTTCTGTGGCACCGAAGCTCAACGAATCGAACCCGCCGATGACGGTCGGTGGCGAGTGATCATCCGGCACACGGGGGCGAAACGCCGGCACGCCGAGACTGCCATCCTTGCCCGTCGCGTCGTGATCGCCGCCGGCACACTGGGGTCCAACGCGATCCTGATGCGCTCGAGACAGGCCGGGCTGAGACTGTCCACCCGGTTGGGCAAGAACTTCAGCGGCAACGGCGACAACTTCGCCATCGCCTACAACACCGACATGCGCACCGACACGCAAACCTGGGCCACTACCGACGGCCCGCCGCGATCCGAGCTTGCGTGCGGGCCGAGCATCACCGCCGTAATGCGTTTCGGCGCCCATCAATCCGACTTGCGCAAGCGGTTCACTGTCGAGGACCTCTCGCTGCCTCGTGCCCTCGTCGACAGTTTCCGGCTGGGGTTGATGGGGTTGGCCGCAACCAACTATCGCGACCTACGATCGGCGAAACTCGACCGCTGGCGCCGCGACATCAGGTTCAACACCGACGGGGCGATGAACCACTCGCTGGGGTTCCTGATCATGGTTCACGACAACTCCGACGGCGAGCTGATGTTGCGCAGGAATGGCTCGGTCAAGATCGTTTGGCCCGGGGCACCCACCGAGGCGGTCTACCGCGACGTTGACGCGATCATGAAGCCGGCGGTCGAGGCGGTCGGTGGGATTTACCTCAAGAACCCTCGGTGGGACAAGCGTTTTCTGGGCAAGCACCTAATCACCGCCCACCCGATGGGTGGATGCGCTACCTCCGACAACGTCGATGCCGGCGTAGTCGACCACGCCGGACGCGTGTTCCACCCCGACGGGGGTACCTACGACGGGCTCTATGTCTGCGACGCCTCGGTGATTCCCCGAGCCATCGGAGTAAACCCGTTTTTGACCATTTCGATGTTCGCCGAACGCAGCGCCGAACTGTTGCGTCGCGAACTTGGGCTACCCGGCTATGACCCCGA